Proteins from a genomic interval of Microcoleus sp. bin38.metabat.b11b12b14.051:
- a CDS encoding inorganic phosphate transporter, with amino-acid sequence MLNTSGVEFLQLGAIATLALYVAANLGANDVANSMGTSVGSKALTLRQAIIVAGILEFSGAVLFGEGVSETLATGVVNAEVFVAKPQVFLIGMVSVLAACGLWLQIATSRGLPVSSSHAVVGAIAGFSWVAAGIHAVDWPIIGRISLTWVATPFASGALAALFYSGVKHWILDRPDPLFQLREWIPWLSAALLTVFGIIVLPSVVDVGLVQTGAIDFLRDTFGWSLPIHDIVIGIGSIGAIGLSFNSWKNLAKEEGRGKREEGRGKKEEGILSQSRPPSHSAIERQMARFQVLSACFVAFAHGSNDVGNAVAPLAAIAYIQRTGSFPLEDFRVPLWILVLGGAGIVIGLAIWGKTVIATVGENIIQLQPSGGFCAELATATTVLLASRLGLPVSTSHALVGAVVGVGLIKGWKSVRWQTLQSIGSAWLVTIPIAAGLGASIFSIAQWILVK; translated from the coding sequence ATGTTAAATACTTCTGGGGTGGAATTTCTGCAACTGGGCGCGATCGCCACGCTAGCCTTGTATGTCGCCGCCAACTTGGGGGCTAACGATGTGGCGAACTCAATGGGGACATCGGTAGGCTCGAAGGCGCTGACGCTGCGACAAGCAATAATTGTTGCAGGGATACTGGAGTTTTCCGGTGCAGTGCTGTTCGGGGAAGGAGTTTCCGAAACTCTTGCAACAGGAGTTGTGAATGCAGAAGTGTTTGTGGCAAAACCGCAGGTATTTTTAATCGGGATGGTGTCAGTGTTAGCAGCTTGCGGCTTGTGGCTGCAAATTGCTACCAGTCGAGGTTTGCCGGTTTCGTCATCCCATGCGGTGGTAGGTGCGATCGCAGGTTTTAGCTGGGTAGCAGCCGGAATTCATGCGGTTGATTGGCCGATTATCGGCAGGATCTCGTTAACTTGGGTGGCGACACCTTTTGCTAGCGGTGCTTTAGCTGCACTATTTTACAGTGGGGTAAAGCATTGGATTCTCGATCGCCCAGATCCTCTATTTCAACTGCGCGAGTGGATACCTTGGCTGAGTGCGGCGCTGTTGACCGTATTTGGGATAATTGTTTTGCCGTCTGTTGTGGATGTGGGTTTGGTGCAGACAGGTGCGATCGACTTTTTGCGCGATACATTTGGCTGGAGTCTGCCAATTCACGATATTGTGATTGGCATTGGGAGTATTGGGGCGATCGGGCTTTCGTTCAATAGTTGGAAAAACTTAGCGAAGGAAGAAGGAAGAGGGAAGAGGGAAGAAGGAAGAGGGAAGAAGGAAGAGGGAATATTATCCCAATCTCGCCCTCCCTCTCACTCTGCTATCGAGCGACAGATGGCGAGATTTCAAGTCTTGAGTGCTTGTTTTGTAGCATTTGCACATGGTTCTAATGACGTAGGGAATGCGGTTGCGCCTTTAGCTGCGATCGCCTACATCCAGCGTACAGGTTCCTTTCCCCTAGAAGATTTCAGGGTTCCTTTGTGGATTTTAGTCCTTGGGGGCGCAGGAATCGTCATCGGTTTAGCCATCTGGGGCAAAACAGTGATCGCTACTGTCGGCGAAAATATCATCCAACTGCAACCCAGCGGCGGATTTTGCGCGGAATTAGCGACAGCTACCACAGTATTATTAGCATCTCGTTTAGGTTTGCCGGTTTCCACATCCCACGCTTTAGTCGGTGCAGTTGTGGGAGTCGGGCTGATTAAAGGTTGGAAATCGGTACGATGGCAAACTTTGCAGTCAATTGGTTCGGCTTGGCTGGTGACAATCCCGATCGCCGCCGGTTTGGGTGCTAGCATTTTCAGTATCGCCCAATGGATTTTAGTTAAATGA
- a CDS encoding DUF483 domain-containing protein, giving the protein MASGWYPLVVDGRVIEKHLADHYTFGKALGYPHCCLEFFQKRNHWNFYNNYYEIYRNTINKSTYLSNGLLRHTPFSLIPHIPCSFNCEASIEYAKRNRLLINEESQEYLEEIEHHLQTPILCLSELKIYRFEGNIVAENVVNYQSVEAIYPTSQNDLLYQILVKGDTCIVEGNIIRVYRDNFQISAYFARGDKHEVEIPFLISFSKDT; this is encoded by the coding sequence ATTGCTTCAGGATGGTATCCTTTAGTTGTCGATGGAAGAGTAATTGAAAAACATTTAGCAGACCATTATACTTTTGGAAAAGCGCTAGGTTATCCTCACTGTTGTCTTGAGTTTTTTCAAAAGCGAAATCATTGGAATTTTTATAATAATTACTATGAAATTTATCGCAATACAATTAACAAGTCTACATATTTATCAAATGGGTTGTTACGCCATACTCCATTTTCATTGATTCCCCATATACCTTGCTCTTTTAATTGTGAAGCATCTATCGAGTATGCTAAAAGAAATCGGCTTCTAATTAATGAGGAGAGCCAAGAATATTTAGAAGAAATAGAACATCATTTACAAACACCAATTTTATGTTTGTCAGAACTTAAAATTTATCGTTTTGAAGGTAACATTGTTGCTGAAAATGTAGTCAACTATCAATCTGTAGAGGCAATATATCCTACATCACAAAATGATTTACTATATCAAATACTTGTTAAAGGTGATACTTGTATTGTTGAGGGGAATATTATTAGAGTTTACCGAGATAATTTTCAGATAAGTGCTTATTTTGCTAGAGGTGACAAACATGAAGTAGAGATTCCATTTTTAATTAGTTTTTCCAAAGATACTTAA
- the rplK gene encoding 50S ribosomal protein L11 yields the protein MAKKVVAVIKLAITAGKANPAPPIGPALGQHGVNIMMFCKEYNARTADQAGLVVPVEISVFEDRSFTFILKTPPASVLIQKAAGIAKGSGEPNRKQVGKITQAQLREIAETKMPDLNANDVEAAMKIVAGTAKNMGVAIAD from the coding sequence ATGGCAAAGAAAGTTGTTGCAGTAATTAAGTTGGCGATTACGGCGGGAAAAGCCAACCCAGCTCCTCCGATCGGCCCAGCCTTGGGTCAGCACGGCGTCAATATTATGATGTTTTGCAAGGAGTACAATGCTAGAACCGCAGACCAAGCAGGTCTCGTGGTTCCGGTAGAAATTTCGGTTTTTGAAGACCGCAGTTTTACGTTTATTCTCAAAACCCCTCCGGCTTCGGTTTTGATTCAAAAAGCTGCTGGTATTGCTAAGGGTTCGGGTGAACCTAACCGCAAGCAAGTAGGGAAAATTACACAGGCTCAGTTGCGAGAAATCGCTGAGACTAAAATGCCTGACCTCAATGCTAATGATGTTGAAGCTGCTATGAAAATTGTAGCGGGAACAGCTAAAAACATGGGCGTGGCGATCGCTGATTGA
- the rplA gene encoding 50S ribosomal protein L1 has translation MAKKVSRRLQELLKKVEERPYLPLEALQLLKETATAKFGESAEAHIRLGIDPKYTDQQLRTTVSLPKGTGQVVRIAVIAKGEKVKEALNAGADIAGSEELIEEIQKGMMDFDCLIATPDVMPLVAKLGRLLGPRGLMPSPKGGTVTTDIARAIDEFKGGKLEFRADRTGIVHVMFGKAAFSAEDLLVNLHALQETVDRNRPSGAKGRYWRSLYISATMGPSIEVDISALRDTKLDAV, from the coding sequence ATGGCAAAGAAAGTATCCAGAAGACTGCAAGAACTTCTCAAAAAAGTTGAAGAGAGACCTTACCTACCGCTGGAAGCTCTGCAACTTTTGAAAGAAACAGCAACCGCTAAGTTTGGCGAATCTGCTGAAGCTCACATCCGTTTGGGAATTGACCCGAAATATACTGACCAACAGTTGCGGACAACTGTATCGCTACCAAAAGGAACTGGTCAAGTAGTCAGAATTGCGGTGATTGCTAAGGGCGAAAAAGTTAAAGAAGCTCTGAATGCTGGCGCGGATATTGCTGGTTCTGAAGAGTTGATCGAAGAAATTCAAAAGGGCATGATGGACTTCGATTGTCTGATTGCTACTCCAGATGTGATGCCGTTGGTGGCAAAATTGGGTCGGTTGTTGGGCCCGCGCGGCTTGATGCCTTCTCCCAAAGGCGGCACGGTGACGACTGACATTGCTCGGGCGATCGATGAATTCAAAGGTGGTAAACTAGAATTCCGTGCCGATCGCACAGGCATCGTTCATGTTATGTTTGGCAAGGCAGCTTTCTCAGCGGAAGATTTGCTGGTAAACCTTCATGCTTTGCAAGAAACTGTTGACCGCAACCGTCCTTCTGGTGCGAAGGGTCGCTACTGGCGCAGTTTGTACATATCCGCAACTATGGGCCCATCGATCGAAGTCGATATCAGTGCTCTGCGCGATACCAAACTTGATGCTGTCTAG
- the rplS gene encoding 50S ribosomal protein L19 — protein MKGAAEIIRSLETAEINRVKVELSKVLPDIYVGDTVRVGVRIKEGAKERVQPYEGTVIAMRNGGINETITVRRVFQGVGVERVFLIHSPRIANVQVMRRGKVRRAKLYYLRDRVGKATRVKQRFDRSL, from the coding sequence ATGAAAGGCGCAGCAGAAATAATCCGTTCGCTCGAAACGGCAGAAATAAATAGAGTCAAAGTAGAACTCAGCAAAGTGCTCCCCGATATTTACGTTGGCGACACCGTGCGCGTCGGCGTGAGAATTAAAGAGGGCGCGAAAGAACGGGTTCAACCCTACGAAGGCACTGTGATTGCCATGCGGAACGGCGGGATTAATGAAACAATCACCGTCCGTCGCGTGTTTCAGGGCGTCGGCGTGGAACGGGTGTTTTTGATTCACTCGCCCCGCATCGCTAATGTCCAAGTCATGCGTCGCGGTAAAGTCCGTAGAGCCAAACTTTACTACCTGCGCGATCGCGTCGGCAAAGCAACTCGCGTCAAACAGCGGTTCGATCGCTCCCTCTAG
- the secE gene encoding preprotein translocase subunit SecE — MAKKDEAQETQEMTAPGFDPAGFFKETREELDKVVWPSRQQLISESLAVLLMVILSASLIYLVDNFFNWGAGKVFGP, encoded by the coding sequence GTGGCGAAAAAAGACGAAGCTCAAGAAACTCAAGAAATGACTGCGCCTGGGTTCGATCCTGCGGGTTTTTTTAAGGAAACTAGAGAAGAACTCGATAAAGTGGTCTGGCCGAGCCGCCAGCAGCTAATTAGCGAGTCTTTGGCCGTGCTTTTGATGGTAATCCTCTCAGCAAGCCTGATCTATTTGGTGGATAACTTCTTTAACTGGGGCGCAGGAAAGGTGTTTGGGCCATGA
- the rplL gene encoding 50S ribosomal protein L7/L12, which produces MSTATDEILEKLKTLTLLEASELVKQIEEAFGVSAAAPVGGMMMMGGPAAAVEEVEVQTEFSVILEEVPADKKIAILKEVRAITGLGLKEAKDLVEAAPKAVKEAIAKEAAEEMKKQLEAVGAKVSIK; this is translated from the coding sequence ATGTCTACTGCAACCGACGAAATCTTAGAAAAACTGAAAACTTTGACTTTGCTCGAAGCTTCTGAATTGGTCAAGCAAATTGAAGAAGCTTTCGGCGTCAGCGCTGCTGCTCCTGTAGGCGGCATGATGATGATGGGCGGCCCTGCTGCTGCTGTTGAAGAAGTAGAAGTACAAACTGAGTTCAGCGTCATTCTGGAAGAAGTTCCTGCTGACAAGAAAATCGCCATTCTGAAGGAAGTCCGGGCAATTACCGGTCTGGGCCTGAAGGAAGCGAAAGACTTGGTAGAAGCCGCACCGAAGGCAGTTAAGGAAGCTATTGCTAAGGAAGCTGCTGAAGAAATGAAGAAGCAGCTTGAAGCTGTGGGCGCAAAGGTTTCTATTAAGTAG
- the nusG gene encoding transcription termination/antitermination protein NusG → MTFASEESDYSTEATGQAASPDKPEIQARWYAVQVASGCEKRVKANLDQRIQTLDVADRIVQVEIPQTPAIKVGKDGSRRQSDEKIFPGYVLIRMYMDEDTWQVIKNTPNVINFVGAEQKRRYGRGRGHVKPLPLSHSEVERIFRNAQESEPVVKVSMATGDHVVVLSGPFKDFEGDVIEVSPERNKLKVLLSIFGRDTPVELEFNQVQKQN, encoded by the coding sequence ATGACTTTTGCATCAGAAGAATCTGATTATTCCACAGAAGCGACGGGACAGGCAGCATCGCCAGATAAGCCGGAGATTCAGGCTCGCTGGTATGCTGTTCAGGTAGCCTCAGGCTGCGAGAAGCGCGTGAAGGCAAACTTGGATCAGCGGATTCAAACTTTGGATGTTGCCGATCGTATCGTTCAAGTCGAAATTCCGCAAACTCCAGCGATCAAAGTCGGCAAAGACGGTTCCCGGCGCCAGTCAGATGAGAAAATTTTCCCCGGCTACGTACTCATCCGTATGTATATGGACGAGGATACGTGGCAGGTGATTAAAAATACCCCGAACGTAATTAATTTTGTAGGGGCAGAGCAAAAACGCCGCTACGGGCGCGGCAGGGGTCACGTCAAACCGCTACCTCTGAGTCATTCGGAAGTAGAACGGATCTTCAGAAACGCTCAGGAATCAGAACCAGTTGTCAAAGTATCGATGGCGACAGGAGACCACGTTGTGGTACTTTCCGGGCCATTTAAGGATTTTGAAGGTGATGTGATTGAAGTTAGCCCGGAACGGAACAAGCTCAAAGTTTTACTCTCGATTTTTGGGCGCGATACGCCTGTAGAATTAGAGTTCAATCAGGTTCAGAAACAGAACTAA
- the rplJ gene encoding 50S ribosomal protein L10 encodes MGKSLAVKNEIIANLKQTLSESQLVIAIDYKGLTVAEITDLRRRLRPKGSSCQVAKNTLMRIAVDGDETWQPIQELLTGTSAFMFVQEDIGGAIKAYQEFQKASKKTELRGGVMEGRVLKEADVKALADLPSKEQLMAQIAGAINGVATKLAVGINQVPTSIARGLKAYAEKDGDAAEVVAEVAAEA; translated from the coding sequence ATGGGCAAAAGTTTAGCAGTAAAAAATGAGATTATTGCAAACCTCAAGCAAACCTTGAGCGAATCTCAACTGGTAATCGCGATCGACTACAAAGGCTTAACTGTTGCTGAAATAACAGATTTGCGGCGGCGTTTGCGTCCCAAAGGCAGCAGTTGCCAAGTGGCAAAAAACACGCTGATGCGAATTGCTGTTGATGGCGATGAAACATGGCAGCCGATACAGGAATTGTTGACTGGTACGTCGGCATTCATGTTCGTGCAAGAAGATATTGGCGGCGCGATAAAAGCTTACCAAGAATTCCAAAAAGCTTCCAAGAAGACAGAACTTCGCGGCGGCGTAATGGAAGGACGGGTGCTGAAAGAAGCTGATGTGAAAGCATTAGCTGATCTGCCGTCGAAAGAACAACTCATGGCTCAAATTGCTGGCGCTATCAACGGTGTCGCAACCAAGTTGGCTGTGGGTATCAATCAAGTTCCTACTTCGATCGCACGTGGTCTCAAAGCTTATGCTGAAAAAGACGGCGATGCAGCAGAAGTAGTAGCAGAAGTAGCAGCAGAAGCATAA